The Pithys albifrons albifrons isolate INPA30051 chromosome 5, PitAlb_v1, whole genome shotgun sequence genomic interval TAATtatgaaagttattttttgGTGAAAATATCAGATGAGACTGTCCTTGTGACCTTTTCAGAGACATCCTGAAGCAGACATTCCTATTTTATCCCTctccttttaaaattcattgttttatctgttttaatGTATTGCCTGTCCTAAAATGACCAAAGATGACATTGTGGTCAGTTGTTCAATTTTACTTTAATGTCATATACAAAATATCCATTCTACATTGCaacttaatatattttatataaaatccAATGTACAGTATCTTAAATTTGTTTAAATAGTATTATAACTTTCAGGAAGAGTCAGTCCTGGAGGGTGCAGTCTCTTTTATTTACAGTTCCTTTTGATAACTCTGCTGTTCAGTAAAAAAGCCAGTTTAGATTCCAAATATCATTACGAGCTCAGATTTGGTTCCTATCACAGCAAGAATGAACTcccagatttcatttttttttccaactttgcATTCCCCACCTCTGGGTAAAATCCTGGGCTGGGGTGTCCAGTTTGAATGACATTTAATATAATCTGCTTTAGAGCTCATCTTCATCTGATAAAGCATCAAGGTAATCTGTATCAACGTACAAGAGAAatccagaaaacaaactgtCTGCCCATGTTGGATCAGAAAAGAGACCATTTTGATCAGTGTAGAAGATCTCAAGCCATACTTCATCTTCTGGCTGAAGGTAGATCACGGTGGATCCAGAAGCTACATCGTGATTGCCTGTGTTTGCATCAAATGTCTTTATCCGGTACTTCCCATTGTGGACCAGCCCAATCGCAAGATGCTTGTTTGCTAAGGTGATatcataagaaaaataataaatcccTGGGATGGCACAAATGAACTTCCCTGTGGAAGGGTTGTAATGCTCCCCCTCATTGAAGAGGACTTTATTGAATACAATTGGTAATCTTTCCTCCGGGTAGCTCGTGGTGATGCCAACAGAAAAGGCAGATTTCAGCACTATCGTTCCACACTTACAGACCCCTGGTGCACCTGGCTCTCCTCGGTCTCCTTTATCTCCCTTAGGTCCAGGTGGTCCAGCTGGACCTACTTCACCTTTGGCACCAGTCAATCCTCCAGGTCCTTTTTTACCAGATTGACCTTGGTCTCCTTTCTCTCCAGCTGGTCCTAATGGCCCAGTCTTTCCTCTTAAACcttcaaaaacatttaaaattagttAATTGTTGCACATATCACCCCAGTAAATGACTGAGTGGGCTACTTGTGTGCCTGAACAATCACAAAAAACATGGtcagattttcaaaatactccaaaaatactttcaaaatcTTGTAGTAAATTTGCAAAAGGAGTGCTAGTTTGGAAGAGATGACCAGGCCTCACAGGCCTGCAGGtcctttatttctgtattcCTACTTTTCTTCTAATGTCTTGATTACACAGTCTATTGCTGCCTGAACTACAGGCACTGCTGATGCAAAGGACAGTGGTTGATTATGTAATGATACTTGTGCATTAAACGTTAAATATCTCTTAAAATTGGAGCATTTTTAATGTGTACCGAAGTATGTGCTAATCTTTCACTTTTGGCTAAAGGCAAAAATTAGACTATTTATTTGTCCCCAAACATGCTTCATTTTTCCCAAACTTTTTCTTAGCATCTGTGTGCACAAGGGTTGTGCATTTACTTTATGCTGATGTCAGTATGTGCATATTAAACAtataaaataattctgcatattttctttttctcactatatatatacatgcatcACACTGAAACCCACAGAGGCACACAGaaacatacacatacatacattcattttatatatacatatatgtatatatgtaacAGTGGTGATGAAAGGTCTTGCTTTGTTGTACTACGGTGTAAGGTTACACAAATATTCAATACCTGCACTCcctttttcacctttttctccttttctaccATCTCTACCATCTCTTCCTGGAAGACCAAT includes:
- the C1QTNF7 gene encoding complement C1q tumor necrosis factor-related protein 7 isoform X1 — translated: MDFDTRMFVLLYITSFAIYTSEQPLQSQVKGENYYTRYICSIPGLPGPAGPPGANGSPGPHGRIGLPGRDGRDGRKGEKGEKGSAGLRGKTGPLGPAGEKGDQGQSGKKGPGGLTGAKGEVGPAGPPGPKGDKGDRGEPGAPGVCKCGTIVLKSAFSVGITTSYPEERLPIVFNKVLFNEGEHYNPSTGKFICAIPGIYYFSYDITLANKHLAIGLVHNGKYRIKTFDANTGNHDVASGSTVIYLQPEDEVWLEIFYTDQNGLFSDPTWADSLFSGFLLYVDTDYLDALSDEDEL
- the C1QTNF7 gene encoding complement C1q tumor necrosis factor-related protein 7 isoform X2 → MFVLLYITSFAIYTSEQPLQSQVKGENYYTRYICSIPGLPGPAGPPGANGSPGPHGRIGLPGRDGRDGRKGEKGEKGSAGLRGKTGPLGPAGEKGDQGQSGKKGPGGLTGAKGEVGPAGPPGPKGDKGDRGEPGAPGVCKCGTIVLKSAFSVGITTSYPEERLPIVFNKVLFNEGEHYNPSTGKFICAIPGIYYFSYDITLANKHLAIGLVHNGKYRIKTFDANTGNHDVASGSTVIYLQPEDEVWLEIFYTDQNGLFSDPTWADSLFSGFLLYVDTDYLDALSDEDEL